From the Desulfovibrio sp. JC010 genome, one window contains:
- a CDS encoding alpha-amylase family glycosyl hydrolase, with the protein MHKNYFGARLQEDGNCSFRIFAPHAQEVKIKIQSQQDRVEKLTPYKYGFHETTLEKIHPGDLYSFALDGGPEMPDPASQWQPAGMGEASTIISHHFFDWERDNFAGLPMSEMIIYEAHVATFSPEQNFTGLTSRLAHLKELGINTLQLMPVAQFSTAHGWGYDTVYPYAVHSSYGKPDELKKLVRECHRNGIAVILDVSFGNLIPVDRLAPAYAPFFSDKYNAPKGRALNFDEKYSYGVREFYIQCALSWLHDYRVDGLRIKDADMIFDQTPVHFLEELSSRIKSFAVANNRTCVLITGDKRNALRPVMAPEQGGYGLDALYNDDFYCALQNRITGNSEGHFKDYSDPDRMVSAMQYGFAYRGEVSDHYLRLQGRSQAELRGCKFVVYSQGHDENDGQKSKCRIIEKAGFEAAKLSAGATLLSPYVPMIFMGEEYGETAPFNFFDGYENKSAMDECRLNWMNIEDGQGKAMLALYRKLLKVRKEHPTIHEPCRSRCQVQEIAPGVILIFRNPTSGDRKYAAVVFNFGTKEAECSVARHLPDGVWTTEIYSAGSPYAGTAAALPGILPQDGSISIAGKSFALFLYSELMVRAEDISIR; encoded by the coding sequence TGAAAAAATCCATCCCGGAGACCTTTATTCCTTTGCTCTCGACGGAGGGCCGGAAATGCCGGACCCGGCATCACAATGGCAGCCCGCAGGGATGGGTGAAGCGTCAACGATCATAAGCCATCATTTTTTTGACTGGGAACGGGACAATTTTGCCGGCCTGCCCATGAGCGAAATGATTATTTATGAAGCACATGTCGCCACCTTCAGCCCTGAACAGAATTTCACAGGACTGACCTCACGGCTGGCCCACCTGAAAGAACTGGGAATAAACACCCTGCAACTCATGCCCGTGGCCCAGTTTTCAACTGCACACGGCTGGGGCTACGATACTGTTTACCCCTACGCTGTGCACAGCAGCTACGGTAAACCAGATGAACTGAAAAAACTGGTCAGAGAGTGCCATCGCAATGGTATCGCGGTAATTCTGGATGTTTCCTTCGGCAACCTGATCCCGGTAGACCGTCTTGCTCCGGCCTACGCTCCTTTTTTCAGCGACAAATACAACGCCCCCAAAGGCCGCGCCCTGAACTTTGACGAAAAGTACAGTTACGGAGTCCGCGAATTTTATATCCAGTGCGCCCTTTCATGGCTGCATGACTACCGGGTGGACGGATTGCGCATCAAGGATGCCGACATGATTTTTGATCAGACTCCGGTCCATTTTCTGGAAGAACTCTCGTCCCGCATCAAATCGTTTGCCGTGGCAAACAACCGTACCTGCGTGCTTATCACCGGCGACAAACGCAATGCCCTGCGTCCGGTAATGGCCCCGGAACAAGGAGGCTACGGTCTCGATGCCCTCTACAACGATGACTTCTATTGTGCCTTGCAAAACCGCATAACCGGGAACAGCGAAGGCCATTTCAAAGACTACTCCGACCCGGACCGCATGGTTTCGGCCATGCAATACGGCTTTGCATATCGCGGCGAAGTCTCCGACCACTACCTCAGGCTTCAGGGACGCAGTCAAGCTGAACTGCGCGGCTGCAAATTCGTGGTTTATTCACAGGGGCATGATGAAAACGACGGGCAAAAATCCAAGTGCCGCATCATCGAAAAAGCCGGATTCGAAGCCGCAAAACTCAGTGCCGGAGCCACCCTGCTCTCACCATACGTGCCTATGATTTTCATGGGCGAGGAATATGGCGAGACCGCACCGTTCAATTTTTTCGATGGCTATGAAAATAAATCCGCCATGGATGAATGCAGACTGAACTGGATGAACATTGAAGACGGACAGGGGAAAGCCATGCTGGCCCTGTACCGCAAGCTGCTCAAGGTACGCAAAGAGCATCCCACAATCCACGAGCCCTGCCGCAGCAGATGTCAGGTACAGGAAATAGCTCCGGGTGTTATCCTCATCTTCAGGAACCCCACTTCCGGTGACCGCAAATACGCCGCCGTTGTCTTCAATTTCGGCACCAAAGAAGCGGAATGCAGCGTAGCCCGCCACCTGCCGGACGGAGTCTGGACCACGGAAATATACAGCGCGGGCAGTCCTTACGCCGGAACCGCAGCCGCCCTGCCGGGAATCCTGCCGCAGGACGGATCGATCAGCATTGCCGGAAAATCCTTTGCCCTTTTCCTGTATTCCGAGCTGATGGTCCGGGCCGAAGATATTTCAATCAGGTAA